CGAGAGGTGGTTGGTGGCTGCGTGGATGATGGCGAGCGACGATAGAGACGCTCAGGGAGGGGCGTGCGCCGCGACGGTTCtggcgagggagagagtgagaggggaaaggaaagaggggcgTTAGGGTTCTGGAGCGCTGACGGGGTCgtcggcatcttgaggacgtcgGGGAGCCGCCGGATGGCCTCCTCGTGGCCACCAGCGTCGTGGACGGGCGCTCTGTGTCCACGGGGATGGGTGAACAGAGGAAGGGGAACCAGGGGGTTTTGTGGGCCGGCCTGGTgcagtggccagctgggcctggcccagttgaggggggggggtccttttgcttcattgccttttatttttatttttattttctctttcattTTTACTTTTTGTTTTGTAATTACTTTTCACGCCAAACAAATTTTTGTAAAATGTGAAATTGATCTCAATAATCATTAGGCAATATATCTCAATGCCACACAAGTTTGAggagcatttgaattcatttgaaATTTGTTTAAATGAATTTGTATTAATGGGGTTGTTTTGGTCACTATTGTAATTGTTTTAGGGCAATTAAATATTTTGTTAACTGTTGGATGTTGTTTGTTTAATTAGCTAGTGAATATTTTTAACcttttgaacatttttaattcaTTGTTTTATGAAACTATAACTTGAATTGTTATTTGAATTTTTATTTGAACTAAGTTTGAAACGAGTGAAGTTTAGCAAATTTTAATcatgatgacctggcatcattaatAGGGGTttattgtagcttgattatccaggcgtcacacctCTACTAGCTCAACACGTTCATCCAAAATGTCTTCAAGTTGAAATGCATATTCAACAAATAGACCTTTCATGCATTAGTCACCTCAAGGAGATATTTATTGGCTTAAGGTCCAAATATTAGTCAAACAGAATTAACATACTTGTGCACTGGATCAGACATTACTAGTACACAATGATTTCATCGAATTTCTCCTTTCTCTAGCTTGTGAACTCTTGATGTATTTTCCCTGTTCTCTATGTGTAGACTGAATTTGATTTAAAATATTGTCAGGTTATAGATTTTTTTGACTGGCtcatttttttcaaaaacaaaacaaagacaAATTATTAGGGTTGCTACCATACACCGTTGTTTGAGCATGTGTTTTCATCATTTTTGTTTATCAATTTTTGACTGGCCTGTGTTGGCCCATGTAAAATGAACACATATCACAAACATAAATATTGCACTccctttttatatttctttatttaTAGAGGGAGCAGTTGGTATGGCATACAGGAATCCCCTGCCGACGTGGTCTCAAATCCAAAGTCGTTCCcgtgaaaaagaaaaggaaatctgAACTCGGACAGCAACACATTGTCCCTTGGCACAACGCAGATCTCAAACTTGTAGTTTTTCGCAGGCTCCATTTTGCAATGCAAAAGAGTGGTCCACCGTCCGTCCGTCCACACATGACGGCCACGTGAAGGACGGTAAAAAAGAAATTCCCTGACCACCGTGGAGATCCATGGACGGTCCACGGTCACGCAAAGCGGAGGAGTCGGCCCTGACACGTACCACTAGAAAACTCCCCTGTGGACGCTCTCTCCAACGGTTGCGGTTGGTCCTCGGTGCAGTGTGTCTATGTACAGTGTATCTTGTCTTGGCTCCTAGGTAGTGCCGGCACTAGGCCATGTGAGGGGCATGGCTCCATACAAAACCCTGTGTCCCCTGCACTATTCTACTCCTCCACCATTCTCCAACCAAACGGCCATCCTAATCAATGTCAGACGGCCTCCCGCTCTCGTCGTAAACGTAGAGATTTGGTgatccaaacaattcaaaaaaaaaaagagtttTGGTGTGGCTGGTAAACTCGTAACCGTAAACTCCTCTGGTTAAAGGCGACGGTTTCACCGGACAATTATCGACGCGTTTTAAACACGACCCGTCGACAATTCATCATAATCTAATGCTAAAAGCATCGGTGACAGCTCTGGGATTTGACTGCCTCGCTGTAGACGAAGCCGACGTGCTGATGAAATATTCCCCATTGGACGCAACGGGTTTCACGTTGGCCGGATAAATTTGGACGCGCAGTTGCGCCAGCTCGGCCGCACCTCGCCAAGAGACGAGGCAAACAAACGTGGCTACTTGTACAAACCCTGTGCCATGCCATGCGGCTGTGCGACCCCCCCTTCTCCGACGATCCAGCTCCATCGATCGCCCCTTCCATTGCCTTAGCCTGCTTGGCTGTCTATCTCTTCTCTTCCATCGGAACAGGTAAACAAAACAAACAAACATCTCCATCTTCTGTAAAAAAAAGAGGAGGAGCGCGTGGGTTCAGTCTGACCGAACGGCGGGTTTGACCACAGCCATGTGCGTACCAGCGGGGTGATCACTAGTTGAACATGTCGCTTTTCTTTTTACCGCCCGCTGGTTCAACAATTGCAGCTATATGATCTACAGTGTTACGTATTATTAGTCTTCCAaagctcttttttttttttgcgagtaaGACTTGTAGTATTAATCCAAAGCTTTATTCGCACTCAATGCTGGGCGGTCTCTCTCAGCTCTCATCTTAGGCATACATATCTGCTGCACAGCTTAGTTGGCCCTTGTATCTCTCAGCTCTCGTTTAGGTGTATATATCTCGTTTGGTCTCTGTCAGCTTACGGCAGGGATGATACATATACGTACATGATGCATGTTCAGGACCTGTACCGTTCCATGAGAAGGGACGGATCCTACGGAAGAGGTCACGTCTGCTTCCCAGTTTGTTACGGTTGGGCTGCAGGTGCTCCGCCAGACTTGGGCATCGGTATCATCATCTCCCTGAATCCCGATCCACCGTGATCGTGCCGCGGCACCACATGCGCAGTGGAATTCTGTCTCGCTGCATATTATACTGGTACTAATACTAAAACAAACCGGGAAATGTCAGTGGCGGTTAGCGGTTAGCGGAGTGCGTGATGGGTGGTGGGTGCCTGCAACTGCAAGCCAACACGTTACACATGGGGAGGCCGGTGCGCCGAGCCAGACGAGATTTGAACAGAAACAAGCAGAGAAACAGACGGGTACCCCCCAGGGACGACCCCAGTGGAGGAGAGAAAAAGGCCTAGCGATATCTCTCCATGTCAATGTGCTGTGATCTCGGAAGTACTAATATTAATTCAGACCAACTATAACCGTCAGCCCATGAGCGAGAGCAAAAACAAAGTCGAGAAAAAGATTCGGTCTCACGGTCAGAGCTAGGAGTACATGAACAAGATGCGCCCGGCGGCATCGGTTAACGTCTCGCGTCTACGTAGCACGGCCGCGAATGCAATGGGAAATGTACTTGAGGCACGGTACCGGCGAGTCTTTTCCGTTGCTGTTGGGAGGGAAACAGTACGAGAAGATTCATGGAGCACAGCACCTCCTAACTAACTCCGCAGTTAGTTAGCGCCATCACGGGTCACGCCATGAgcgtgagtgagagagagggagagcgcgCCCGCGCGCGTGACACAGACCTAACGCCAGATTCATTCGTACTAGCAATTACCATGATCGATCTCCGTCGCCCGCTGCGGTCGCCGGTGGCAAGCGAGACCTCACATCAGATTCCGAGACGTACGCCACCACGACAACCAGACCACCTAAGCCTAGGGAGGAGAGGACGGCCGTCGGCCGTGCAGCGCAGCGCTCTACAAGCTGCATCGTGTCGTCGGCGCGCGCACGACCATCCTCCTCGGCCTCGGCCCCAGCGGAACCACCCAACCGAGGACGAACACGCGCACCGTCGCCTCCACACCACCGCTCGTCGGCGAGAGACACCGAGGCAGGCAGGCGTGTTGATGTCTAAACGAGACTGAAATCCGCGTCGACATGGTTCACACTCCAAATCATTTCGTCTTCCTACCTTGCCTGGCTTATAAAATGGAAACGAAGGCCAACGTGCTCGCCGTTGAAAATTTTTGTATGGTAAATGTCACATCAAATCTCTCTATTCGGATCCGAGCTACTGCTAGCCCAGTTTAAGGCCAGATTAGGAGCACGGCGACACGTAGTATACATAGCGCGGGGCAAGCAAAGCTGGAAAGCAAAAACAGTCACTTTgcccgacacacacacacacacacactcggcgCGTCCTCTACAAAAACGCACGATAAACAAGTGGGTAACAAAAGCCAGCTCAAAAAGAAAGCGGGGGAAAAACAAAAAAGTAAACCAAGCGAGACCGGCCTAAATTTGGAGTGCCCGAGACGCCACAGACCAAAGGAAATCTGGCCTAAAAAGCATATTTATTATCCTATGCAAAAGAAACATGTTTATTTGTATTTCAAAAACAAAGCAAAAATCAGCGAACCAAACTATGTTTGGATAGTTAGAGAGTCAGTGGTATCCCAGCCCATTAAGGTTAAAGCTCTGGTGCTCGCacaatttctgaatttatttcagaattttcggcgATGCGTTTTTAGTGGAAGGGgatgttcccgtcgactacgaggggcatatggtgactttgtaaatctcaagatgatatccggctcagtctctcgaagttGTTCATAAAATTACGGTATGAATGTGTGAGTTTGTAGGGATAAGTGTGTGTGTATGTATAAATGTTTGCGTCTGTATCGTGTTGAAAAAGAAAGAAACATGTTTATCGTCACGCCAACGCACAGCAAATCGTTCAAGTTATTATTACagagagaagaagagaggaggGCTGGCTAAATcaggagagagagaaagaaagaaagaaatggaATATTCCAATCCTTTTCCGCTCTCCCCCCTCCCGTTCCCTCCTCCGCCATATAAACTCGTCCTGGAAAGGGAGCCGGcgagagaggagagaaaggaaggaaAGGGAGCCGAGGAAAGCTCTCCCCCCCTCCCCAAATTTCATCTTCGTTCTTCCGCTCCtctcctcgcctcgcctcgcctcgcccggACCCCGGCCGGATTCtcgtcaaggaggaggaggaggaggagggggaggggatggGGAGGGAGGACAGGTTCCCGGTCTGGGAGGCCGCGCTCGGCGCCGGGGTCGCCGCCGTCTTCGCCGCGGGCCTCGTCGGGGTCTACCTCTCCATGCCGGACTCCGACTACAGCTTCCTCAAGTTGCCCCGCAACCTCCACGAACTCCAAATCCTCACGTAATCATcattcatcctcttcctccatttCTTGTTTCGGTTGGTGCGTGCGTCCTCGGTTGCGTCCGCGCGAGCCTCCCGTCCTTTTCGGGCAATCGCATGCCGCAACTTTCCTCATTCGCGTAGTTTTCGTGGTTCCATCGTTGTGTCGCCCGTCTTCCTCTATGTTTGGAGGAGAAGAGGCGATTCGATTTGCGTTAATTTTGGTTGTGCCTAGAGCGCGTCGGTCGGTTTATGCGGATCTGCCGATGAGTATATTTGCAGATTTCTTATGCCATTGCGTTCTGCACGGAGATTTTTGGGGTAGGTTTTCAATGCAGAAACCACATGCTATTCATGGATCCAAGCCTTGTGAATGGAACAGTTGATAGATGCTAgtttaggggggggggggattagtGGTTGTTGTCTCTTTGATTTGGTAACGACCTCAGCCTTGGCTTGGTAGGCGAGAAGGAGGGCATGGATCTGGTTTAAAAAATCCAGTTCATGTTGCATCTTTGATAAATTTGGGCATGTATGAACTGCCGATTTATTTCAAACTGATTTCCAAATTTGGGAATATAGGGCCTTGAAACAACAGCTCCGATTAATGTTTTATCTTGTTAGTCTAACATAACAGGATAGAGCTGAAATTAAAGCCTGCATTTCCAATACCAATCTAGCATGGTTCCACGGACTAATTTATAATAATAAAAGAAATTTGACACATTGTTTTCTTGATGAAGTAAGCAATCATTTATTTTTTTTTCTCAAATTACCATGTCGCTTTCTTGCCACTTTGCCAGCTATTGCCGAGATATGCATTGGACCTGGTCCTGGCATGTTTCATGTGCCTTCTGTTTAGTATTGATAATCACCACACGTAACATGTATCTGTCGCAGGCGTGTGAGCTATCCGCACGCTTTATAGTTATGCAATGCACATCGTCGCGTTATGATTCCATTGCTATTGTGATTATTTGCTTAAGCTGAAAAGCATGTGCACTGGGAGCGTCCAATTGATTGTGCTGCGTGCTGATGATGGATTTTCCCCCTCAGTTTCTAACCATCAAATGGTTTCCTTGCAGTGGCCATCTTGAGAACTATACCAGTGACTACACCGTACAGGTGTTGATAGGTTACTGTGCTGTGTACATTTTCATGCAGACCTTCATGATCCCAGGGACAATATTCATGTCATTGCTTGCTGGTGCTCTGTTCGGGCAACTCCGGGGTGTGGCTCTGGTTGTCTTTGCTGCCTCTGCTGGTGCTTCTTCATGCTTTTTCCTGTCAAAGATGATTGGAAAACCGCTGGTGTTCGTGCTGTGGCCAGACAAGCTCACATTCTTCCAGAAGCAGGTAATAAGTTCAGCACCAATATTAGTCATTGTGGTTTTATTTCAACACTGTGTAGTGTCATAACATCTTAAATTTCTTTGGGAATGCTTAAAAATAATTTGAATCACTGTACTCTTTGATTTAAGATCCTTTAGAACTGTGTAGTAACTCATAGCTGAAAATGGGTGATTTGTCTGCATTTCCAGGTCGCCAAAAGAAGAGAAAAGCTGTTGAATTACATGCTTTTCCTCAGGGTCACCCCAACATTGCCAAATACATTCATCAACTTGGCATCGCCCATTGTTGATGTGCCCTTCCATACCTTCTTATTGGCAACTCTTATCGGTCTCATCCCAGCAGCCTACGTGACCGTGAGGGTAAGTTTCTTGCTTCAGATATACTGCATGTCCATATACTGCCCTTGAGTGCATACAATGCTAGTGCTAACTTCAATCCCACTGCCTGCTTCATTTCTTGTATCCAGGCTGGGATTGCTCTGGGAGAGCTAACATCGCTCAGCGACCTGTATGACACCCAGTCAGTAGCCCTGCTTTTCTTGATCGGCGTGGTCTCGGTCACACCAGCATTGTTGAGCAAGGACGAGGCGCAAGACACGGCACCAGAAATCGCAGCAGGCGCCTCATGAACACCGAAGAGGAGTCACCTAGCCCACCTGTACATACCAAGGCACAGCATGCGGCGGCTTCATTGGATTTGGGCCATACAGGCCTTGTGAGGTGGATGACACATGGTCTGCGAGTTCACACGACGACACAGCAGCACGGCGGGACCTTGGACCCCAAGTCTGCCCGTCACCCGCCTGCTGGAGATCTGCGTCGCCACGAGAACACTATTTCATTTCATGGTCACCCCCACATTGTTTGTTATGAATGAATCTGGGAAGCACAATGCCCATCCACAGGCAAGATGCTTCGGATGTGTAGACAAGTAGCGTGTGTGCCGTTCGTCAGCCCGCGATGCTGTTTATTTAGATGGAACTGGCAGCTAGTCCAAATCCTTGTGTATATATTGACCAGATTCATTCAATCCATATTCAGTGGTTCAATGACAATTTGTCTGTTGCTGCGCCGTTCCCCTTCTTATGTGCAGCTTGATTTTGCTGTACCTTTCCCCTTATGTGTAGCTGGATTTTTCTGAGCCCGGGGTTCAGGTTTTTATATCTCAGCCGGTTCAATCTGCTTGCCTGTCACACTTGACCATCAGTACTCATGATCTTTTTCGGGGAAACACCATGATGAACTTTCTTTTTCTTTGAGATGACAGCATGATGATCCTGAAAGGGATAGTGTCAAGTTTTGGGCCAAATTGTTTTCTTAGAGAGTAGTTTTTCAGGTAAATTTTTCAGGATAGTGTCAAGTTTTGGACCAAGCTGTTTTCTTAGAGAAGCGTTTTCAGGTAAAATTTTAGGGCAGATATGGTCTTTTGTTTTTTTGAGGATCAACTAAggtcagttttttttttttgagaattgctAAGGTCAGTTTTTTGGACGGGCCAAATTGGGGTAGTGAAGCCCAGATAAGAATTTAAGACGGGCTTTGACTGGCCTTGGCCCATGCAGTGGCCACCATCCCGCCGTCTCCTCCACTGGTCAGAGACGCGCCGCAAGCCGCCAAGCGCCCAAGCCGGAGAGCGAGGCACATGCTGGgccttctccgccgccgcgccgcatcctcgccggcggcgagcctcCAGCTAGTGAGTCCAGCTTCCGCTCTGCTGTTTTGTGTTCCGCCGTTTACGAATCGCTCTGTTTGCTGCTTTGGCGGATTGGGGAAGTAGTTGCCCGCGAGAAAAATCCAAGGATCCACCAGGTACACGTTGCTTCGCTGTAGAACCCTAACCTAGGCAGGAGGAGTAGATGTAGGGCCAAGTAGAGAAATGGCTGATTTGCATATCTGAGCTCTGTGCTTGTGCGGTGTGTCGTTGGGAAGATCGGACAGGGGTCAAGAGCCTCGGTTAGTGTGGAATTTTAATGAGGCTTCTGTGCAAAACGCGAATCTGTAGTTCATGGGAAAATATATTTCGATTGTTTTCTGGTTGAGATTGTGAAGTGGGACAGTACATTTTGGTGACCCTGTCGTGATATTTTGGCCTCTGAAATGTGCAGTTCCAGTGCTGGTACCATCGAAGCAGCGAGAGACTATTGCCTTGCCGAGGTAAGTTTGGGGTCTAGCCATACCGTACTCCTCTTTTCCTAGTTTTTAATCACTGGTGACCAGAAACACAAAATTATGCTGTGCAAGATCATACCATGGATTAATAACTTCCTTTTCAGTTATGTTGTTCATTCTCATTGGTTCAGTCAGTTATAACTGTTTGCACTTCTTTCGCCTACTCCGCATTGCACAGAGAAGACCAGGAAGTTTCATATGGTCTCAATTGGGCTATTGCTGCGAGAGGCGTCGTCGTAAAAGACAAGGTCTTCTATAACTTGGAGTCGTCAGAGCTTCAGAAAAGTGGTACTACTTATGCAGGTATATACAAATTAATGTCATTTAGTCATGGTGTGTATATTTACATTTGATGCTGCACAGATGTATAACCTGGTACCTGCTTCTGGAGCATGCAGAGCGTTTGTCTGGTACTCCACTTCATGTTAAAGGAAATGTCATTGGTGGGTTCCCTGATATTTCAGGAGCTCAATTTGCAAAGCTTCTGAAACAGGTaggttatttatttattattttactCTCCATGGCTTGGTAACACAATGATTCTCATGAACTGACGGAAATTCAGAAGCACCGTTGGCCTCATTTTGTCAGCCGACAGAATTTTAACTTACTACTTTCCAGTTGAGCTTCAGTGTCAATGTGTTTGATTGTCTGTTTGCTTCTGTTAGGTGACCTTCCACCTTTCATCCATCTCAAGTCTTTATGTCCAAGATGGTGCCATTGGTTCATCTGCAGAATGTGATGCAAAGGTCCGTGTTATTAGTGACAACCCCTCTGCCATCATGTCACTCTCCAATATCCTTCAGAAAATACCAGATCGTGCGATTTCCCACGACACATGCCCTTTGACTATATATGTTGCCACTTCCATCAGGTAATTTATCTTTTTAGTTCTTCTACACATTTTTTAACTTGTGCATGCATTCAAGTTGCCACCAAGAGCTCGGAGCATTAGCTGTAGTTGGCGGTTGGCCATATCATAAGACTGGACTAATCTATTGCCTTTCTTGTTGAGCATTGCTTAACAGTACCAACGTCAGGAATGCTCTGGGTTCAGGGACACAATATGCTAATGGAGTTGCAGTGGCAGACATAGAACGCTCATCACTTATCCTATGTGGTAAAGCATTTGCTGATTCCACTATGCTAAAACATGCACTTACTGCTTTGGCTGCCCCTATACTGTCTGCAAGAGGAGGCCTCCCCGTCCCTGGCTGGTAGAGTCTGCCTGATCTTTCTTTTTACCCTTTCCCTAAATATGTTATTATTCATCTTCCATGCTGTGTGTACCAGGCTTCTGTCTTGTGCTGGTTCTATTGTACTGCTGTTTGCTCCAGTGGAGGTCATCAAGTCCTGCTCCGAAATTCAGGATGTTCTTGTCTCCACTGATAGCGGTGTAGTTATCTCTTCAAAACAATCTAGTGTGCTGTTCCCAACAAAGTCAAGAGCACCACAGTTGTTTACCAAACCAGCTACAGTGGTTGTTGTATCATCTGATAGGTAATGGAGAGCATGTGCTTCATGGGTACAAGTAGCAGGTTAAAATGAGAAGGAATGAGACATTATATCTACTGTGCTAACAATATGTTACCTTCTTCTGTACTTTCAGCACTGATGCCCTGCCATTGGTATCAAAGCTCACTCCAGGTCAGGCAGCCTACCATTTCTTAGCTGGCTATGAGGATGGTAAATTTGTCCCAGCTTACAACAGGGCCCCCTCTCCTTTTGACCAGCTTGCCCTCGCAAATTCCTTATTTCTGCATGTATGTTGCATAATTTCCTTGCTTTCCCTCTCTATAGCCTTTTAGCTAGCCTTTATTACAACAATTGTTGGTTTAGTATGAACGTGAGAACGTCAAATCTGAGAAAGTTGAGTCTCTACCCTTGCAGTTGAAAAACGACAAGACACCAACTTATCTGATCAATGCCAAGAGCTCCGGAAAGCAAATTGATGGTACAATTTACATTCAGCGTGCCCTTCATTTATTATTCTGTTTGATTTTCTGGAACGGAGGCCACTTCAGACACTATGAATTACAGGCAAGGACTTGATGAGACTAATCGAGCTGGCGCAATCTAACGGCATGCCAGACAGCAGCAAGCCTGAGGACACTAGAGGTAAATAGCTGTTATGGCACCAAACATATAGTCAACACCAACCATGCAGTGTGCTTGTTTTCTGTCGTTGAAGTACATGCCGTTTGATTGCAGTGGCTGAACTCAAGGGGAAGTACAGGGGCTTTATATCCGGCAAGTTCGGCAAATTTTTACCCGAGGAGTTCTCATTTTGATAGATATAAGTGTTAACCTAATTCAGTGTACGGTGTTTTTACGCCGGGGCCTAGATAGGCTTTGTTGCGTTCTGAATTGAACTGAGATAGGCTACCCCAATCTCCCTCCTGAACAAGAGTGCATCATTAGCTTTGTCTCCTCTTGGTGTTGGGATGCAGAGCTGCTGTGCCTTCGTAATAATCTCATTAGCAGGTCGTGCACTCCAGTTTGTGTCACAGCAGTAGGTAGTTCATGGCCCCAGTGAGCGTCGTGAGCTCCTGTTGTTACAACAAATACGACGGTGATGCAGACGCAGTGCGGCGTCTCAAGGACGCAGAGGCCGGTGCCGCCACTCCGGGACACATGCCATGTAGTGGCAGGAATATTGAGCCCTGCTGCTCTGTTTATCATGCAGATTGCAGAGATGTCAGATCTTCACATGGTTTCAGCGAGGACTGGTGCTGCGCCGGGGTCCCCTTCCGGTTCTCCTCTTTATCTTACCTCCATCCACCCACAAGACAACAAGCGGGGGCAGCAGTAGACGCCACTCCCAATTAGACGTGCACCAGGCATATCATCACTGGACGCATTTGGCCGTTTACATAATTTTGGCATATGCTGGGCGACTGAAAATCAAACCGGCATGGCGGGCGGCGAGAGGCGCTCGTTGTAGTACATTGCAGTAGGCCTCATGTTTTTGTGCTGCTGCAGGTACACTCTGTCGCCTGTCAATCCTTTGGCACACATTAACTGAACCAAAAAGCACGCTGCGTATCAATTCTGCTGTACATACACAACACATTGCCTACTAATCTGGCGGGCCTGTGTTGACCTGGAAGGCTGGAGCAGTAGGGGCCTTTGTACCGAGTGGCCACCCTTCAGAGACAGGCTAGCCCCCCGCCCCAAGGTACCACTACTACCACCCATCTGGAGCCAATAATTTGCGGGTGCATTTTGTCATTGGAAAGTTCATCGCTCCACCATAGGACCTACAGTAGAACTTCCAACATGTACTGCATCTTTGTGAGTTGTGAGTCACATGAACGATGCATAATGCATGCATCATAGTGCAGGCCTCCCCTCTTGTGCCGGCCTTTTTAGCCCGGGTGGTTGGGAGAAATGTGGAGCAACAGCAAAAGGGTTAGCTGGAGTGGAGCAAACCCCGTTATTTGATTGATGGGCAACAGCCTCATCAGGAGCCATACTACTCCTGGCTGGCTCACATGCTTTGGTCCTCCTCCATCAGATGGTACAGCAGATTTTACCCCCATTGCCACCATCATCATTCTGTGACATCAGGTCAACAGGAACATGGAGAGAGCACCATGATAGTACTCCTTCAAAATTTCAATTTATATCTGTTCAAAGAATTTGCTTCAACAAAAACAAAGAACTGCATTGATTTGGAAATCTCTGTTCCATGTACAACACCATTACCCAGGGCATATGTATGAATAAATACAATCACTATGACTACAACATGAATCATCATCACTGAACTTACACAAATGCAAGAAACAAACGCATGGCTGTAAATACAATCGGCCGGCTCTTTTGTATTCTCTGAAACACCCAACACTTGCTTTACCATGATGACAGACTCAGAAAACTAGAGGCATGGGTGGGTGGCTAGTCAAAGAAAGGAGATGTCACATAGCATACAACAAAGGAACAAACATAAGATGGTGATCTTGTGCTAATTTGAGCTCTTTTTCTTCAGTAAGCCGCTAAATTTaaatttcttcttcttttgctgctgctGTTTGGTCGGCGATGTGATGCCGTTGTTCAGCTTTGCGGACTGCAGCCCGTTGCTGTCAAGGCCGGAGTCTCCCTTGTTGGACTCCAGATCGACTTCGGactcgccgtcgttctccttctccTTGGACGAGTCGTAGTCGGTAACCTTGCTGTTCTCCCACATCTTGGCAACCACCACAACCGGCTCGTCATCCACACCGCCTCCGTTCTCATTGTCTTCTTCCTTGTTGCCACCATTTGTTGTTCCATTCGGCACCAGGAAA
The window above is part of the Triticum aestivum cultivar Chinese Spring chromosome 2A, IWGSC CS RefSeq v2.1, whole genome shotgun sequence genome. Proteins encoded here:
- the LOC123190355 gene encoding uncharacterized protein isoform X1: MLGLLRRRAASSPAASLQLFQCWYHRSSERLLPCRDQEVSYGLNWAIAARGVVVKDKVFYNLESSELQKSGTTYAERLSGTPLHVKGNVIGGFPDISGAQFAKLLKQVTFHLSSISSLYVQDGAIGSSAECDAKVRVISDNPSAIMSLSNILQKIPDRAISHDTCPLTIYVATSISTNVRNALGSGTQYANGVAVADIERSSLILCGKAFADSTMLKHALTALAAPILSARGGLPVPGWLLSCAGSIVLLFAPVEVIKSCSEIQDVLVSTDSGVVISSKQSSVLFPTKSRAPQLFTKPATVVVVSSDSTDALPLVSKLTPGQAAYHFLAGYEDGKFVPAYNRAPSPFDQLALANSLFLHLKNDKTPTYLINAKSSGKQIDGKDLMRLIELAQSNGMPDSSKPEDTRVAELKGKYRGFISGKFGKFLPEEFSF
- the LOC123190356 gene encoding uncharacterized membrane protein At4g09580, which codes for MGREDRFPVWEAALGAGVAAVFAAGLVGVYLSMPDSDYSFLKLPRNLHELQILTGHLENYTSDYTVQVLIGYCAVYIFMQTFMIPGTIFMSLLAGALFGQLRGVALVVFAASAGASSCFFLSKMIGKPLVFVLWPDKLTFFQKQVAKRREKLLNYMLFLRVTPTLPNTFINLASPIVDVPFHTFLLATLIGLIPAAYVTVRAGIALGELTSLSDLYDTQSVALLFLIGVVSVTPALLSKDEAQDTAPEIAAGAS
- the LOC123190355 gene encoding uncharacterized protein isoform X2, which translates into the protein MQHAERLSGTPLHVKGNVIGGFPDISGAQFAKLLKQVTFHLSSISSLYVQDGAIGSSAECDAKVRVISDNPSAIMSLSNILQKIPDRAISHDTCPLTIYVATSISTNVRNALGSGTQYANGVAVADIERSSLILCGKAFADSTMLKHALTALAAPILSARGGLPVPGWLLSCAGSIVLLFAPVEVIKSCSEIQDVLVSTDSGVVISSKQSSVLFPTKSRAPQLFTKPATVVVVSSDSTDALPLVSKLTPGQAAYHFLAGYEDGKFVPAYNRAPSPFDQLALANSLFLHLKNDKTPTYLINAKSSGKQIDGKDLMRLIELAQSNGMPDSSKPEDTRVAELKGKYRGFISGKFGKFLPEEFSF